One stretch of Pseudoramibacter sp. DNA includes these proteins:
- a CDS encoding BMC domain-containing protein, producing MPSLDKDREGISRSIQEYVPGKQVTLAHVIANPKHDVYVKLGLESDRDDAIGILTITPSEAAIISADVGTKAADVQIGFLDRFSGSLVITGKISDVNSSVREIINFLRNTLGFDVPDHITHS from the coding sequence ATGCCAAGTTTAGATAAAGACAGAGAAGGGATCTCTCGTTCTATCCAGGAATACGTCCCTGGTAAACAAGTCACTCTAGCCCATGTCATTGCAAACCCAAAGCATGATGTTTACGTTAAATTAGGGCTTGAATCCGATCGGGATGATGCCATCGGAATTTTAACAATTACACCCAGTGAAGCTGCTATTATTTCGGCTGATGTTGGGACAAAAGCAGCTGATGTCCAAATTGGATTTTTAGACCGATTCAGCGGTTCTCTGGTCATCACAGGAAAGATCAGCGATGTGAATTCTTCTGTTCGGGAAATCATCAATTTTTTGCGCAATACGCTTGGTTTTGATGTTCCAGATCATATCACTCACTCCTAA
- a CDS encoding FAS1-like dehydratase domain-containing protein, with translation MENSEWQSRIDHYIKSENEKIGKILPIYRIYCQDDRDRSGGGLYNEMVTADTIGRFARALGDSNPLYSNPVYANKSRWQGIIAPPLFESCIVSTFIKGKYPPVPGIKVYDAGTKWKRWEQIRPQDSFWAENRYLGIEDISRQQSESRILIRRHAITLMNNRDQRVATLTARTIIKCLSPQAQKKEKEPKKAEERPHYSEKILEQLYHNLDDQFDGRFRRGESPRYWEDVEVGEKIPEEWIGPYDESDGISLMAAIGVSNAFSTKWGSLRKWKAHGIIDPQTGAYRNPIDRHSTDLIAQVEGSKRAIAYGIHNQAIIAKTISDWMGDQGFLKVLDCHCRRALYYGDLSVQSGIVTGKLTNGKEHIVELDMKATRQDGTVHTNAEAVVCLPSREA, from the coding sequence ATGGAAAACAGCGAATGGCAATCAAGGATTGATCATTACATAAAAAGCGAAAATGAAAAAATCGGAAAAATATTGCCGATTTATCGAATTTATTGCCAAGATGACCGCGACCGTTCGGGCGGAGGGCTGTATAATGAAATGGTGACAGCAGATACAATAGGACGTTTTGCAAGAGCACTTGGAGATTCAAATCCACTTTATTCAAATCCAGTTTATGCCAATAAAAGCAGATGGCAGGGTATTATCGCACCGCCTCTCTTTGAAAGCTGTATCGTTTCAACTTTTATTAAAGGAAAATATCCGCCTGTTCCGGGGATAAAAGTATACGATGCCGGAACAAAATGGAAAAGATGGGAACAAATCAGACCTCAGGATTCTTTTTGGGCAGAAAATCGATATCTGGGAATTGAAGATATTTCTCGGCAACAATCTGAAAGCAGAATATTAATACGGCGGCATGCAATTACGTTGATGAATAACCGGGATCAAAGAGTTGCAACGTTAACAGCCAGAACGATAATTAAATGCCTTTCGCCACAAGCACAGAAGAAAGAAAAAGAGCCTAAAAAAGCAGAAGAACGGCCGCATTATTCAGAAAAGATATTAGAACAATTGTATCATAATTTAGATGATCAATTTGATGGGCGCTTTAGAAGAGGAGAGAGTCCGCGATATTGGGAAGATGTTGAAGTTGGTGAAAAAATTCCAGAAGAATGGATAGGTCCTTATGACGAATCAGATGGCATATCGCTAATGGCAGCCATTGGGGTGTCGAATGCGTTCTCGACGAAATGGGGATCTCTTCGGAAATGGAAAGCACATGGCATCATAGATCCTCAAACCGGTGCCTATAGAAATCCCATTGATCGCCATTCGACAGACTTGATTGCACAAGTTGAAGGTTCAAAACGTGCGATCGCCTATGGAATTCATAATCAAGCTATCATTGCCAAAACCATAAGTGATTGGATGGGAGATCAAGGATTTTTAAAAGTGTTGGACTGCCATTGCAGACGCGCGCTATATTACGGTGATCTATCTGTTCAAAGTGGTATTGTTACAGGAAAATTGACAAATGGCAAAGAACATATAGTTGAATTAGATATGAAAGCAACCCGCCAGGATGGCACTGTACACACAAATGCAGAAGCTGTTGTGTGTTTGCCGTCCCGGGAAGCGTAA
- a CDS encoding HAD family hydrolase, which yields MEQKRTIKLLALDLDNTLLTSKKTISCQSKQALKACEKAGIRVITASGRLYRSQINFTSQLSQHIQNNWHVCNGGGGLYCGQELMWRTKGFAPELFLRIINKIRQTPLFYFVDTVSEVFYEKDLRIQPSQTAEKLLQQTYIRPVNNAEEISHPVRIVFYCRNGWEVSLAHEIQEEGARSYDAGDKVVEIAPKALNKFEALKEVCRHYHIPMDQVTAVGDDENDLEMIQEAGLGIAMQNGTSKIKEAADIVGQYDNDHEGVSNIIKHYIL from the coding sequence ATGGAACAAAAACGGACGATTAAATTATTAGCACTTGATTTAGACAATACGCTTTTGACCTCGAAAAAAACCATTTCCTGTCAAAGTAAGCAGGCATTGAAAGCATGCGAAAAAGCAGGCATTCGTGTTATCACTGCAAGCGGTCGGTTATACCGATCGCAAATTAATTTTACGTCTCAATTAAGCCAGCACATACAAAATAATTGGCATGTATGCAATGGCGGAGGCGGACTGTATTGTGGACAAGAGCTCATGTGGCGAACAAAGGGATTTGCTCCAGAACTTTTTCTTCGTATTATTAATAAAATACGCCAGACACCTTTGTTTTATTTTGTCGATACCGTTTCTGAAGTTTTTTACGAAAAGGATTTGCGCATTCAACCGAGTCAAACAGCCGAAAAGCTACTTCAACAAACTTATATTCGTCCAGTAAATAATGCTGAAGAAATCAGTCATCCGGTGCGCATTGTTTTTTACTGCAGAAATGGCTGGGAAGTGTCTTTAGCCCATGAGATTCAGGAAGAAGGAGCACGTTCTTATGACGCTGGAGATAAAGTTGTTGAAATCGCACCTAAGGCTTTAAATAAATTTGAAGCTTTAAAAGAAGTGTGCAGACATTATCATATCCCCATGGATCAGGTTACCGCAGTCGGCGATGACGAAAATGATCTGGAAATGATTCAAGAAGCGGGTCTTGGTATTGCAATGCAAAATGGCACGTCTAAAATAAAAGAGGCTGCAGATATTGTTGGACAATACGATAACGATCATGAGGGTGTTTCAAATATTATTAAACATTATATATTATAG
- a CDS encoding histidine triad nucleotide-binding protein — MAEECLFCKIVDGEVPSDKVYEDDDILVFKDIDPQAPIHLVIIPKQHYDSILAVPAGDPIMGKVQTVISRLAIKMGVAEDGFRVVNNCGQDGGQTVPHLHFHFLAGRSMKWPPG, encoded by the coding sequence GTGGCAGAAGAATGTCTTTTCTGCAAAATTGTCGACGGTGAAGTGCCGTCAGACAAGGTCTATGAGGACGATGATATTTTAGTATTTAAAGATATTGATCCTCAGGCACCTATTCATCTTGTCATAATTCCAAAACAGCATTACGATTCCATTTTAGCGGTTCCTGCCGGAGATCCTATTATGGGAAAAGTTCAAACTGTCATTAGCCGGTTAGCTATAAAAATGGGAGTTGCAGAAGATGGATTTCGTGTAGTCAACAATTGTGGACAGGACGGCGGTCAAACGGTTCCGCACCTGCATTTCCATTTTTTGGCGGGCCGCAGCATGAAGTGGCCTCCAGGCTGA
- a CDS encoding 16S rRNA (uracil(1498)-N(3))-methyltransferase — MHRFFVTPDQVQDREIEISGENYHHLVDVLRVREQENFEICGGSGKDYLCCIQEKISSKKIIIAKILDTYPSKGELPYRLVLFQGLAKGKKMDDIIQKGTELGVCDFVPFDSKFCVVHLNEKAADKKIERWQKIAKAAAQQSKRGMIPRIHHPVHLSSVNRLEGTSLVAYENEQRTTLKEAVNKWQGHKAQINLFVGPEGGFSKDEIEALKNNGVECVTLGKRILRTETAGIVFCSQLNFVLE, encoded by the coding sequence ATGCATCGTTTTTTTGTGACGCCTGATCAAGTACAAGATCGTGAAATTGAAATCAGCGGCGAAAACTATCACCATTTGGTCGATGTTCTGCGCGTTAGAGAACAGGAAAATTTTGAAATCTGCGGCGGCTCAGGGAAAGATTATTTATGCTGTATCCAAGAAAAGATATCTTCTAAAAAAATAATAATTGCAAAAATATTAGATACATATCCCTCTAAGGGAGAACTGCCTTACCGATTAGTGCTTTTTCAGGGGTTGGCAAAAGGCAAAAAAATGGATGATATCATTCAAAAGGGGACAGAATTAGGCGTTTGTGATTTTGTTCCTTTTGATTCGAAGTTTTGCGTGGTTCACTTAAATGAGAAGGCAGCTGATAAAAAAATTGAAAGATGGCAGAAAATTGCGAAAGCCGCTGCTCAGCAATCTAAACGGGGGATGATCCCAAGGATTCATCATCCTGTGCATTTGTCGTCTGTTAATCGTCTGGAAGGAACAAGTCTTGTCGCATATGAGAATGAGCAGAGAACCACGTTAAAAGAAGCTGTTAATAAATGGCAGGGGCATAAAGCGCAAATCAATTTATTTGTTGGCCCGGAAGGCGGATTCTCTAAGGATGAGATTGAAGCATTGAAAAACAATGGCGTTGAATGTGTCACATTAGGCAAAAGAATATTAAGAACAGAAACAGCGGGTATTGTTTTTTGTTCACAGCTTAATTTTGTATTAGAATAA
- a CDS encoding EutP/PduV family microcompartment system protein, translating into MASNKNRVALMGRIRSGKTTLMQALQKKELVYAKTQQVTYSDNFIDTPGEFIEMSIFAHQAVSVSLDASLIIMVSSCIDTQNSIRPNFITMFNLPAIGVVTKIDREDGNRLRSRHYLQYAGIPDNKIFEVSSYSGQGLETLSKEIHKYVNRDGQSFS; encoded by the coding sequence ATGGCTAGCAATAAAAATCGTGTCGCACTGATGGGGCGCATCAGAAGCGGCAAAACGACCTTAATGCAGGCTTTGCAGAAGAAAGAACTTGTTTATGCAAAAACACAGCAAGTGACATATTCAGATAATTTTATTGATACCCCTGGCGAGTTTATAGAAATGTCTATTTTCGCTCATCAAGCGGTTTCTGTATCTCTTGATGCATCATTGATTATTATGGTAAGCTCTTGTATAGATACGCAAAATTCCATCAGGCCAAATTTTATCACCATGTTTAACCTTCCGGCCATTGGTGTGGTCACAAAAATTGACCGTGAAGACGGAAATCGCCTGAGAAGCCGCCATTATCTTCAGTATGCCGGTATCCCGGATAATAAAATATTCGAGGTTTCTTCTTATTCGGGCCAAGGGTTAGAAACATTGTCTAAAGAAATTCATAAATATGTCAACCGTGACGGTCAATCCTTTTCTTAA
- a CDS encoding flavodoxin, giving the protein MKTLVAFFSATGKTRKIAEMIAKTTKSDVFEIKPEVPYSAEDLDWKNDQSRSSVEMQDQSSRPSMQGQVPDLKNYDRIYVGFPIWWYQAPKIVNTFFEKADWKGKQIALFATSGSSGIDGVWEKLKSSAPGSVLVAAKRFADTAFQDEIDTWIRTM; this is encoded by the coding sequence ATGAAGACATTAGTTGCTTTTTTCAGCGCAACAGGAAAGACCAGAAAAATTGCAGAAATGATTGCCAAGACTACGAAATCGGATGTTTTTGAAATCAAGCCGGAAGTTCCGTATTCTGCGGAAGATCTAGATTGGAAAAATGATCAGAGCCGGTCATCTGTTGAAATGCAGGATCAGTCATCCAGACCGTCTATGCAGGGGCAGGTTCCGGATCTTAAGAATTATGACCGTATATATGTAGGATTTCCCATTTGGTGGTATCAGGCGCCGAAAATCGTGAATACATTTTTTGAAAAAGCAGATTGGAAGGGAAAACAGATTGCTCTTTTTGCAACTTCTGGCTCCAGCGGAATTGACGGCGTTTGGGAAAAGTTGAAATCATCCGCTCCGGGCAGCGTGTTGGTTGCAGCAAAACGTTTCGCTGATACTGCTTTTCAGGATGAGATCGATACGTGGATTCGCACAATGTAA
- a CDS encoding COG2426 family protein: MAHSIIQFFSFLPHWLEVFIISMVPIVELRGAIPVGTLLMHMPYLQTFLLAWAGSIVPAPFILKLLPALLKWMRSKKGALGRFAEWLHERGMNKSKSITKYKFWGLMIFIAIPLPGTGVWTGCLAASLIEMDFKQGVLSAVLGSAIAGVIVTALCAFGLMAAGA; the protein is encoded by the coding sequence TTGGCACATTCGATTATTCAGTTTTTTTCTTTTTTGCCGCACTGGCTTGAGGTTTTTATTATCTCAATGGTTCCTATTGTCGAGCTGCGAGGGGCCATCCCGGTTGGAACTTTGCTGATGCATATGCCTTATTTGCAAACTTTTCTGCTCGCATGGGCAGGCTCAATTGTTCCGGCCCCTTTTATTTTGAAATTACTGCCTGCATTATTAAAATGGATGAGAAGTAAAAAAGGTGCATTGGGAAGATTCGCTGAATGGCTTCATGAAAGAGGAATGAATAAATCAAAAAGTATTACAAAATATAAATTTTGGGGACTGATGATTTTTATTGCCATTCCGCTTCCCGGGACTGGCGTATGGACAGGATGTCTGGCGGCATCTCTTATTGAAATGGACTTTAAGCAAGGGGTGCTGTCGGCAGTTTTGGGATCAGCGATAGCAGGTGTAATTGTAACAGCACTTTGTGCATTTGGACTTATGGCAGCTGGTGCTTAA
- a CDS encoding hydrolase translates to MTEKKLLDSPNSEKNPSRKTPNIQTKLRHQILHMPEIIQEASGIRIYGRTIKSIIFTTDLAIIKNCDADAVFAVYPFTPQQSISDAIIKASSIPVFCGCGGGTTRGLRTISLAKDVECQGAFGVVLNSPITNANLKAVSSSIDIPTIITVVSPKTNIEARINAGAAILNVAGGKNTRNIVSRIRETHPDIPIIATGGNTKSDILSTIDAGANAVTITPPSTADLFTEMMNNYRENADQYLHNDDKGFAQLVYEYVSKAHSDRHHS, encoded by the coding sequence ATGACTGAAAAAAAATTATTAGATTCACCAAATAGCGAAAAAAATCCTTCTCGCAAAACACCAAACATTCAAACCAAACTACGTCATCAAATCCTCCATATGCCTGAAATCATTCAAGAGGCAAGCGGCATTCGCATATACGGAAGAACGATCAAAAGCATTATTTTTACAACTGATTTAGCCATAATAAAAAATTGTGATGCGGACGCTGTCTTTGCTGTCTATCCCTTCACTCCCCAACAATCGATTAGCGATGCCATTATTAAAGCCTCAAGCATCCCTGTTTTTTGTGGCTGCGGAGGCGGGACAACCAGAGGACTGCGCACCATTTCTCTTGCAAAAGATGTTGAATGCCAAGGCGCTTTTGGCGTTGTCCTCAATTCTCCGATAACGAATGCCAATTTAAAGGCTGTATCATCATCTATTGATATTCCAACAATTATCACCGTTGTCAGCCCGAAAACAAATATTGAAGCCCGTATCAATGCAGGCGCTGCAATATTAAATGTTGCTGGTGGAAAAAACACCAGAAATATCGTGAGCAGAATCAGGGAAACGCATCCTGACATTCCTATCATTGCTACAGGCGGCAATACGAAATCAGATATCCTTTCTACTATCGATGCAGGTGCCAATGCTGTAACCATTACGCCGCCCAGTACTGCTGATCTATTCACTGAAATGATGAATAATTATCGCGAAAATGCGGATCAATATTTACATAATGACGACAAAGGATTTGCCCAGCTCGTTTATGAATACGTCTCAAAAGCTCATTCAGACCGACATCATTCATAA
- the mtaB gene encoding tRNA (N(6)-L-threonylcarbamoyladenosine(37)-C(2))-methylthiotransferase MtaB, which yields MEKKKVAFYNLGCKVNDFDTESMCALFQKAGYQIVDFDDTADIYVINTCTVTHLGDRKSRQILRRAKRKNPNAVIVATGCYAQVAPDEVAEVDEVDIILGTTHRSKIVDEVEKFLNDHHRESYVENIWDNRTFENMPIAEQRHHTRAFIKVQDGCNQFCSYCIIPYARGPVRSRSVHSVCQEVKKLAEDGYREFVFSGIHIASYGKDFSEDINLLTLLEAVSKIEGVERIRLGSIEPLLMTEAFVKKLAAIPGICPQFHLSLQSGCDATLKRMNRKYTIEQFQKIVGYIRHYFTLPALTTDIIVGFPGETDEEFRQTKETLQKIDFYKIHVFKYSRRKGTPAYDFPDQVAPEVQHQRSQELIALSKIQEENFLLKNDRRVQPVLFEQIHENGQMTGHTPNYIPVEMPADSKSLGKIKEIVVHYKQGSDLMRGTEI from the coding sequence ATGGAAAAAAAGAAAGTTGCTTTTTATAATTTAGGATGTAAAGTCAACGATTTTGATACAGAATCCATGTGTGCACTTTTTCAAAAGGCAGGGTATCAAATTGTTGATTTTGATGACACAGCAGATATTTATGTGATTAATACTTGTACAGTAACGCATTTAGGAGATCGAAAAAGCCGGCAGATTCTGCGCAGGGCAAAACGGAAAAATCCAAATGCCGTTATTGTAGCTACGGGCTGTTACGCACAAGTTGCTCCGGATGAAGTTGCAGAAGTTGATGAAGTTGACATTATTTTGGGTACGACACATCGCAGTAAAATAGTTGATGAGGTTGAAAAATTTTTGAATGATCATCATCGGGAAAGTTATGTTGAAAATATCTGGGATAACCGAACATTTGAAAACATGCCGATTGCTGAACAACGTCATCATACACGGGCTTTTATAAAAGTCCAGGACGGATGCAATCAGTTTTGCTCATATTGCATTATTCCCTATGCCAGGGGGCCAGTGCGCAGCCGTTCAGTGCATTCTGTATGTCAGGAAGTAAAAAAATTAGCTGAAGATGGATATCGCGAATTTGTCTTTTCCGGCATTCATATTGCTTCTTATGGAAAAGATTTTTCTGAAGACATCAATTTGCTGACACTGTTGGAAGCGGTATCGAAAATAGAAGGTGTGGAAAGGATTCGCTTGGGTTCAATTGAACCTTTATTGATGACTGAAGCATTTGTTAAAAAATTAGCTGCAATTCCAGGTATTTGTCCGCAATTTCATCTTTCTCTTCAAAGCGGCTGTGATGCGACTTTAAAACGGATGAATAGAAAATATACTATTGAACAATTTCAAAAGATTGTCGGTTATATCCGGCATTATTTTACACTGCCTGCATTAACAACGGATATTATCGTTGGTTTCCCAGGGGAGACAGATGAAGAATTTCGTCAAACAAAAGAAACGCTTCAAAAAATTGATTTTTATAAGATTCATGTTTTTAAATACTCTCGCAGAAAGGGAACGCCGGCCTATGATTTTCCAGATCAGGTTGCTCCGGAGGTGCAGCATCAAAGAAGCCAGGAACTGATTGCCTTGTCGAAAATTCAGGAAGAGAACTTTTTATTAAAAAACGACCGGAGAGTGCAGCCTGTATTATTTGAGCAAATTCACGAGAATGGACAAATGACAGGGCATACGCCGAATTATATTCCCGTAGAGATGCCGGCAGATTCAAAGAGCTTGGGTAAAATTAAAGAAATTGTGGTACACTATAAACAAGGCAGTGATCTTATGAGAGGCACTGAAATATAA
- a CDS encoding aminopeptidase P N-terminal domain-containing protein produces MTQALTSKFYQKKREALLQQMPEQSVAIVAAGKEVVKSLDENYRFYVNNNFFYLTGLSEPEGILALIKTQSQSKCTLFIRKPDPFKEKWFGRYMTIEKAHEKSGIEDIRYLEAFEHFIDQCKTLDYFEDDTIPDHQKQDYGFKEKHPLSPWLSQLRLIKSDEEIALIRHAIHITHLGIDQILAHLRPGDYEYQAQNVFESTIFDHGAEETAFDTIAVSGEDAPILHYMTNRKKMRDQTMILFDLGARYHGYCSDISRTFPVGGHFTKEQRALYEAVLQAQEKIIPYYQSGRNMKEVQEISKKWLGYYGSETGLFDPNKTIDDYYYHGIGHSLGLDTHDLCGENRRIDLQPGMVITCEPGLYMADRGMGVRIEDDILITEEGPVVLSKEIPKKVDEIESMMD; encoded by the coding sequence ATGACACAAGCATTAACATCAAAATTTTATCAGAAAAAAAGAGAAGCCTTATTGCAGCAAATGCCGGAACAAAGTGTGGCAATTGTTGCAGCGGGCAAAGAAGTCGTTAAATCTTTAGATGAAAATTATCGGTTCTATGTCAATAACAATTTCTTTTATTTGACGGGTTTGTCAGAACCGGAGGGGATTTTGGCTTTAATCAAAACACAGTCCCAAAGTAAATGCACCCTTTTTATTCGCAAGCCAGATCCATTTAAAGAAAAATGGTTCGGCCGGTACATGACAATAGAAAAAGCTCACGAAAAATCAGGAATAGAAGATATTCGTTATCTTGAAGCATTTGAGCATTTTATTGATCAATGTAAAACGCTTGATTATTTTGAAGATGATACGATACCAGATCATCAGAAACAAGATTACGGTTTTAAGGAAAAACATCCTTTGTCACCATGGTTATCCCAGTTAAGATTAATTAAATCAGATGAAGAAATTGCATTAATCCGCCATGCGATTCATATAACGCATTTGGGAATTGATCAAATATTGGCTCACCTGCGTCCAGGGGATTATGAATACCAGGCGCAAAACGTTTTTGAATCAACGATTTTTGATCATGGTGCAGAAGAAACGGCATTTGACACGATAGCCGTTTCAGGCGAAGATGCGCCAATTCTTCATTATATGACAAATCGCAAGAAAATGCGTGACCAAACAATGATCCTTTTTGACCTGGGAGCGCGCTATCACGGTTATTGTTCAGATATCAGCCGGACATTTCCTGTTGGCGGACATTTTACAAAAGAACAGCGCGCTTTATATGAAGCAGTCCTTCAGGCACAGGAAAAAATCATTCCTTATTACCAGTCCGGTCGGAATATGAAAGAAGTTCAGGAAATCTCAAAAAAATGGCTGGGCTATTATGGTTCTGAAACTGGACTTTTTGATCCGAATAAAACCATTGATGATTATTATTATCATGGGATCGGACATTCTTTGGGACTGGACACACATGATCTTTGCGGAGAAAACCGCAGAATCGATTTACAGCCGGGTATGGTAATTACTTGTGAACCCGGACTCTATATGGCAGACAGAGGAATGGGTGTTCGTATAGAAGATGATATATTAATTACGGAAGAGGGACCTGTGGTCCTTTCAAAAGAAATTCCCAAAAAAGTGGATGAAATTGAAAGTATGATGGATTGA
- the trxB gene encoding thioredoxin-disulfide reductase, with the protein MYDLIIIGSGPAGLTAGIYAERAGLKALVIERNFMSGGQIIDTYEVDNYPGLMGINGFDLAQKMREHADQLGVEFKTAEVQSVEDLGETKKVKTPEETLLSKAVLFATGAHHRSLGIPGEAEYAGKGVSYCATCDGAFYKNKDVAVIGGGNVAIEDAIFLARTCQKVYVVHRRDQLRAQKALQDKLFEFDNVEMVWHHTPVEVVGKDGKTSGLLVHDKLTDAEKTIDVSGVFVAVGIVPNTKGYEQICALDNNGYIVAGEDCRTSAPGFFAAGDVRTKEVRQVATAVGDGANAVASVERYLNTQEW; encoded by the coding sequence ATGTACGATTTAATTATTATTGGATCAGGACCTGCAGGACTTACTGCAGGGATTTATGCAGAACGCGCAGGGCTGAAGGCCTTAGTGATTGAACGCAATTTTATGAGCGGCGGTCAGATTATTGATACTTATGAAGTGGATAATTACCCTGGACTGATGGGCATTAATGGTTTTGATTTGGCTCAAAAAATGAGAGAACATGCTGATCAGCTTGGCGTTGAATTCAAGACAGCGGAAGTGCAAAGTGTAGAAGATCTGGGTGAAACAAAAAAGGTAAAGACACCCGAAGAAACATTGCTTTCGAAGGCCGTTCTTTTCGCAACAGGGGCCCATCATCGTTCTCTGGGTATTCCTGGTGAAGCGGAATATGCTGGGAAAGGGGTTTCTTATTGTGCAACCTGTGACGGCGCATTTTATAAAAATAAAGATGTCGCTGTAATTGGGGGCGGCAATGTTGCGATTGAAGATGCCATTTTTTTGGCACGTACATGCCAAAAAGTTTATGTCGTTCATCGCCGGGATCAGCTTCGGGCCCAAAAAGCGCTGCAAGATAAATTGTTTGAATTTGACAACGTTGAAATGGTGTGGCATCATACGCCGGTTGAAGTTGTCGGCAAAGATGGAAAAACAAGTGGTTTATTGGTACACGATAAGTTAACTGATGCAGAAAAGACTATCGATGTTTCCGGTGTATTTGTGGCAGTTGGCATTGTTCCAAACACCAAAGGGTATGAACAGATATGTGCCCTTGATAATAATGGATATATCGTTGCTGGTGAAGACTGCAGAACCTCTGCACCGGGATTTTTTGCTGCAGGAGATGTTCGGACAAAGGAAGTGCGTCAGGTTGCAACGGCAGTGGGCGATGGCGCAAATGCCGTTGCTTCAGTTGAACGCTATTTAAATACTCAAGAATGGTAA
- the prmA gene encoding 50S ribosomal protein L11 methyltransferase → MDWKGIEIIVKREAEEAVNNILYESGIKGTSVESVDNLIAVQDDPTINYFDEKILNTDPDISKITGYLPDDCDFDEKFQTIQSKIAHLSDYGLDPGNYTINSFPVKEEDWATAWQTFYKPTKIGERVVIVPVWENYQPSEDEVVVKMDPGMAFGTGTHETTQLCTRALDRYVQPSDYVYDVGCGSGILSIIAAKLGAKKVIGVDMDPVAVDAANADVKLNDLQDKIEIKKGDLLEVIPKDKKADLIVSNILAEVIIRLIQSIRSYLKNDGIFIASGIIEKYVDDVKAQLIQNNFEILEVDNQGEWYSIIAKKKEK, encoded by the coding sequence ATGGATTGGAAAGGCATTGAAATTATTGTTAAGCGGGAAGCCGAGGAGGCAGTAAACAATATTTTATATGAATCTGGCATCAAAGGGACTTCTGTTGAATCAGTTGATAATTTGATCGCGGTTCAGGACGATCCGACGATTAATTATTTTGATGAAAAAATATTAAATACGGACCCTGATATTTCAAAAATTACAGGATATTTGCCGGATGACTGTGATTTTGATGAAAAATTTCAAACCATTCAGTCAAAAATAGCACATCTCAGCGATTATGGCTTAGATCCTGGGAACTATACAATCAATAGTTTCCCAGTAAAAGAAGAAGACTGGGCAACGGCCTGGCAGACATTTTATAAACCCACAAAAATCGGAGAACGGGTTGTCATTGTGCCGGTTTGGGAAAACTATCAGCCTTCCGAAGATGAGGTTGTAGTGAAAATGGATCCCGGAATGGCATTTGGAACAGGAACCCATGAAACGACACAATTATGCACGCGTGCTTTGGATCGATATGTTCAACCCTCTGATTATGTCTATGATGTGGGATGCGGTTCGGGAATACTTTCGATTATTGCAGCGAAGTTAGGTGCAAAGAAAGTAATAGGCGTGGATATGGATCCCGTTGCAGTTGACGCAGCCAATGCGGATGTCAAACTCAATGATTTGCAGGATAAAATTGAAATAAAAAAAGGTGATTTGCTTGAAGTTATTCCAAAGGATAAAAAAGCAGATCTCATTGTATCCAATATTTTGGCAGAAGTGATTATTCGTTTGATTCAGTCGATTCGTTCTTATTTAAAAAATGACGGAATTTTTATTGCCTCGGGGATTATTGAAAAATATGTCGACGATGTCAAAGCTCAATTAATTCAAAATAATTTTGAAATTCTTGAGGTAGACAATCAAGGAGAATGGTATTCCATAATTGCTAAGAAAAAGGAAAAATAA